Proteins from a genomic interval of Alteromonas macleodii ATCC 27126:
- the hutH gene encoding histidine ammonia-lyase — protein sequence MSHSSFITENGGVKQLNLVPGTLTLDQLREVHRSHVHLSLDESAVPAINAAEQVVLNVIKENRTVYGINTGFGLLANTRINVDELELLQRSIVLSHAAGTGDFMQEDTVRLLMLLKINSLARGYSGIRLSVIEALITLFNAQVYPAIPEKGSVGASGDLAPLAHMSVVLLGEGEAFYKGERISAAQALEIAGMQPIALAPKEGLALLNGTQASTAFALQGLFYTENALHSAIGIGALTVEAALGSRVPFDARIHEVRGHKSQSDVATAFRILLDTSEIGHSHQRCEKVQDPYSLRCQPQVMGACLQQMRYAQEILVVEANGVSDNPLVFVENNDDADTPTGDILSGGNFHAETVAMAADMLAIALSEIGALSERRMSLMIDTHLSGLPPFLVENGGVNSGFMIAQVTCAALASENKTLAHPASIDSLPTSANQEDHVSMATFAARRLRDIFDNVAGILAIEWLAACQGLDFRKPFKTSEKLQVLMQLLRDQVPFYDKDRYFAPDIEKAKQLIKQHDLMDKTQLNLLV from the coding sequence ATGTCGCATTCGTCTTTTATTACTGAAAACGGTGGTGTTAAGCAGCTTAATCTTGTGCCAGGTACATTGACGTTAGATCAGTTACGGGAAGTACATCGAAGCCACGTTCATTTATCGTTAGATGAAAGCGCAGTACCCGCTATAAACGCCGCCGAGCAAGTAGTGCTTAATGTCATTAAAGAAAACCGGACTGTCTATGGCATCAATACCGGCTTTGGTTTGTTGGCTAATACTCGTATTAATGTTGATGAGTTAGAGCTATTACAGCGCAGTATTGTGTTATCGCACGCGGCCGGTACGGGCGACTTTATGCAAGAAGATACTGTGCGCCTGCTCATGCTGTTAAAAATTAACTCCTTGGCCCGTGGTTATTCTGGCATTCGCCTCAGCGTAATAGAAGCGCTCATTACCTTGTTTAATGCACAGGTTTATCCCGCCATTCCTGAAAAAGGCTCGGTAGGCGCCAGCGGCGACTTAGCGCCTTTAGCACACATGAGTGTGGTGCTGTTAGGGGAAGGGGAAGCTTTTTATAAAGGAGAGAGAATTAGTGCAGCCCAAGCCCTTGAAATAGCCGGCATGCAGCCAATTGCGCTGGCACCCAAAGAAGGCTTAGCACTGTTAAACGGCACACAAGCCTCGACAGCGTTTGCACTTCAGGGGCTGTTTTATACTGAAAATGCGCTTCATAGTGCTATTGGTATTGGTGCGCTTACTGTTGAGGCCGCGTTAGGTTCCCGCGTGCCGTTCGACGCGCGGATCCACGAAGTGCGTGGCCACAAAAGCCAGAGCGATGTGGCGACTGCGTTTAGAATATTGCTAGACACCTCAGAGATTGGCCATTCACATCAACGGTGTGAAAAAGTGCAAGACCCATACTCTCTGCGTTGCCAGCCACAGGTGATGGGAGCGTGTTTACAGCAAATGCGCTATGCCCAAGAGATTTTGGTGGTTGAAGCTAATGGAGTAAGTGACAACCCGTTGGTTTTTGTTGAAAATAATGATGACGCTGATACGCCAACTGGCGATATTCTATCTGGCGGAAACTTTCATGCGGAAACCGTGGCAATGGCGGCAGATATGCTGGCTATTGCACTATCTGAAATTGGCGCACTGTCGGAGCGCAGAATGTCGTTAATGATTGATACGCATTTAAGTGGTTTGCCACCGTTCCTGGTTGAAAATGGTGGGGTAAACTCGGGCTTCATGATTGCGCAGGTTACCTGTGCGGCGCTTGCTAGTGAAAACAAAACCCTGGCGCACCCCGCATCTATCGATTCGTTGCCTACGTCTGCGAACCAAGAAGACCACGTGTCTATGGCTACCTTCGCCGCGAGGCGTTTACGAGATATTTTCGATAACGTGGCAGGTATATTGGCCATTGAGTGGTTAGCGGCCTGCCAAGGGTTAGATTTCAGGAAGCCGTTTAAAACCAGCGAAAAGCTCCAAGTGTTGATGCAGCTACTAAGAGACCAAGTGCCGTTTTACGACAAAGACCGCTATTTTGCGCCAGACATTGAAAAGGCCAAGCAACTTATTAAGCAGCACGACCTTATGGATAAGACACAGTTAAACCTGTTAGTCTAA
- a CDS encoding CreA family protein → MKTNGRWLSSYEARTSMKGTFKSGSFVKSTVLGLLAASVFTLAGCSDSEVGDVSLGLFTTKDIKIDALQDPIVTGVTCHISSIEANLDLSDPSDSSIACRQTGPITAEMLNAIDKSDSGEVIFKKSKSVFFKNMKLRRIYDADSKTLIYLSYSTKETSGSYKHSLSTVPLWETLAFKKPA, encoded by the coding sequence ATGAAAACAAATGGACGTTGGTTAAGTTCATACGAGGCTCGTACTTCTATGAAAGGCACTTTTAAGAGCGGCTCTTTTGTGAAAAGCACTGTGCTGGGGTTACTCGCCGCATCGGTGTTTACGTTGGCAGGCTGTAGCGACAGCGAAGTGGGCGATGTGTCTCTTGGTCTTTTTACCACAAAAGACATTAAAATTGATGCGCTTCAAGACCCCATAGTGACAGGTGTAACCTGCCATATTTCAAGTATTGAAGCGAACCTTGATTTGTCGGATCCATCAGACAGTTCAATCGCGTGCAGACAAACCGGCCCTATTACGGCTGAGATGTTAAACGCCATTGATAAGTCAGATTCAGGTGAAGTAATTTTTAAAAAATCTAAGAGCGTGTTTTTCAAAAACATGAAGCTTCGAAGAATTTACGATGCCGACTCAAAAACGCTGATTTACTTGTCTTACAGCACCAAAGAGACATCTGGCAGCTATAAACATAGTTTGTCTACGGTACCACTGTGGGAAACGCTAGCGTTTAAAAAGCCCGCGTAG
- a CDS encoding MipA/OmpV family protein encodes MNLKTVIGAITLACVGVSSTPAFAQQAGAQQPQGWMWGFGVAASQDVYTDFDNRVVPIPIIGYTGEKLRVYGPFIGYELFRESGFTLDAQLVPIFAGYEEDDSAVFTGMDDRDFSYAAGVGLNYNTGSWVYSLSTNADILGKFDGYQASARIGKRFRINNFMIEPSIGVNYQDSNYVDYYYGVRPEEATAFRSAYNGDSALNTEVRVAISTRQFLGGMTRLEVGATFFDDSISDSPLTDDDTALNAMLVYTRFSRLLLIAYSTTA; translated from the coding sequence ATGAATTTAAAAACCGTTATTGGCGCAATAACTCTAGCTTGTGTAGGTGTTAGTTCTACTCCTGCTTTTGCACAACAAGCTGGCGCTCAACAGCCTCAGGGTTGGATGTGGGGTTTTGGCGTCGCAGCATCGCAAGATGTATATACCGACTTTGATAATCGCGTTGTTCCTATTCCTATTATCGGCTACACCGGTGAAAAGTTACGCGTTTACGGACCATTTATTGGCTATGAACTTTTTCGCGAAAGTGGCTTTACTCTTGACGCTCAGCTTGTCCCGATATTTGCAGGTTATGAAGAAGATGACAGTGCCGTATTTACAGGTATGGACGACAGAGATTTTAGCTACGCGGCCGGAGTTGGGCTTAACTACAACACGGGTAGCTGGGTTTATTCATTGTCAACCAATGCCGATATTCTTGGTAAGTTTGATGGCTACCAAGCGTCCGCCCGTATCGGGAAAAGGTTTAGAATAAATAACTTCATGATCGAGCCGTCTATAGGCGTAAACTACCAAGACAGCAATTACGTCGACTATTACTACGGCGTACGCCCTGAAGAAGCCACAGCATTTCGAAGTGCATATAACGGCGATAGCGCGCTCAATACGGAAGTACGCGTTGCCATCTCAACCCGACAGTTTCTGGGCGGCATGACTCGTTTAGAAGTTGGCGCCACCTTCTTTGACGATAGCATCAGCGATAGCCCGCTGACAGACGATGATACCGCGCTTAACGCCATGCTGGTTTATACACGCTTTTCTAGACTATTGCTAATAGCCTACTCTACAACCGCGTAG
- a CDS encoding BadF/BadG/BcrA/BcrD ATPase family protein, whose product MSYKYVVGIDGGGTRCRALLQDIDGNTLGEGAAGPANIMTNPEQAMGSVIDATLDAIDSASLPITCEEVLLAAGLAGANIPQAKQSFLALDNPFADTVVISDLHAACLGAHDNQSGALIICGTGSAATRYDKGVFTDKGGYGLQVGDDASGAWLGLSAIKHVLLSYDGVEPVSELKKRICEHLNLASPLQLVTLVANYNAADFGDIAPVVIQAYRDQCAAATSLIRKGANYLNQLGEALINQASTLPLCLVGGLADVYTPLLSPSISSNLTAPLKSAEYGAISFAKRVKSE is encoded by the coding sequence GTGAGTTACAAATATGTAGTGGGTATTGACGGTGGTGGCACCCGGTGCCGTGCATTGTTGCAAGATATTGATGGCAATACATTAGGTGAAGGGGCGGCAGGCCCTGCAAATATAATGACCAACCCCGAACAAGCAATGGGGTCGGTAATAGACGCAACGTTAGACGCAATAGACAGTGCTTCGTTGCCGATTACATGCGAAGAAGTGTTGCTAGCTGCTGGATTGGCAGGGGCGAATATTCCTCAAGCAAAGCAGTCTTTTTTGGCGTTAGACAACCCATTTGCCGATACCGTGGTAATAAGTGATTTACACGCCGCTTGTTTGGGCGCGCACGACAATCAGTCTGGAGCCCTTATTATTTGCGGTACAGGTTCAGCGGCAACCCGTTACGACAAGGGGGTATTTACTGACAAAGGTGGTTACGGTCTGCAAGTTGGCGATGATGCAAGTGGTGCGTGGTTGGGCTTATCAGCTATAAAGCATGTACTGCTTTCTTATGACGGCGTAGAGCCCGTTAGTGAATTAAAGAAGCGAATTTGTGAGCACCTTAATTTAGCGTCACCTCTGCAATTAGTGACCTTGGTGGCAAATTACAACGCTGCAGATTTTGGTGATATTGCCCCAGTGGTTATACAGGCTTATCGAGACCAGTGTGCCGCCGCGACCTCTCTTATTCGAAAGGGAGCAAATTACCTCAATCAGTTGGGTGAAGCATTGATTAATCAGGCTTCTACATTGCCGCTATGTTTAGTTGGTGGCCTTGCTGATGTTTACACGCCTTTACTTTCGCCTTCTATCTCTTCTAATTTAACAGCGCCGCTAAAAAGTGCTGAATATGGCGCTATCAGCTTTGCCAAAAGAGTAAAAAGCGAATGA
- the nagA gene encoding N-acetylglucosamine-6-phosphate deacetylase: MKESITVEQVLTPKGWLENQTITADSGKIVSISDATSAELSSIYNGKLIPGYFDTQVNGGGGVLFNHSPSAAIVETMALAHLRFGTTSMLPTIITDNASTMAQAADAIAEVMAGGPECIKALIKGIHFEGPFLSKAKKGVHEAQFIRMPSDAELATLCRKDIGKVLLTVAPETVSTSFIKEMVTEGVVVAIGHTNASYEQVQAAIDAGATGFTHLYNAMSALTSREPGAVGAALLNDTVYCGFIIDHHHLHRKSAELALNVKTANRAVLVTDAMAHVGSDIERLHFFNTEIVRHGDKLTTPDGKTLAGSCLDMHSAVLNAHNDCGVTLEDASKMASATPAQFMGLESDIGSITEGQRADFLLLNSANALTHVFSNMRMVF; this comes from the coding sequence ATGAAAGAATCGATTACTGTCGAGCAGGTTTTAACGCCAAAAGGTTGGCTTGAAAACCAAACCATTACTGCTGATAGCGGCAAGATAGTCAGTATTAGCGATGCGACCTCAGCAGAGCTCAGTAGTATTTACAACGGAAAGCTCATTCCCGGTTATTTCGACACGCAAGTGAACGGCGGTGGTGGTGTGCTTTTTAACCATAGCCCTTCTGCCGCTATAGTAGAAACCATGGCGCTGGCTCATCTTCGTTTCGGCACAACGTCAATGTTGCCAACTATCATTACCGATAATGCTTCAACAATGGCTCAGGCGGCGGATGCCATTGCGGAAGTAATGGCGGGCGGCCCAGAGTGCATTAAAGCGTTAATAAAAGGGATTCACTTTGAGGGGCCCTTTTTGAGCAAAGCAAAAAAGGGCGTGCACGAAGCACAATTTATAAGAATGCCTTCTGACGCAGAGCTTGCAACCTTATGTCGTAAAGATATTGGTAAAGTCTTACTTACTGTCGCACCAGAAACGGTGAGTACTAGCTTCATAAAAGAAATGGTTACTGAAGGAGTTGTGGTTGCAATTGGGCACACCAATGCCAGCTATGAGCAAGTCCAGGCGGCTATCGACGCGGGAGCTACAGGCTTTACGCATTTGTACAACGCTATGTCTGCATTAACCTCCCGGGAGCCAGGAGCCGTTGGTGCAGCGTTGCTTAATGACACCGTATATTGTGGTTTTATTATCGATCATCACCACTTACACCGCAAAAGTGCTGAGTTGGCATTAAATGTGAAAACTGCCAACCGCGCCGTGTTGGTTACCGATGCCATGGCGCATGTGGGCAGTGATATTGAGCGTCTTCACTTTTTTAATACCGAGATTGTTAGGCATGGCGATAAACTGACTACGCCAGATGGCAAAACACTGGCTGGCTCGTGCTTAGATATGCATAGTGCAGTTTTGAATGCGCACAATGATTGCGGTGTAACGTTAGAAGATGCGAGCAAAATGGCGAGTGCCACGCCGGCTCAATTTATGGGGCTAGAGAGTGACATAGGCAGCATTACCGAAGGTCAGCGCGCAGACTTTTTACTGCTTAATTCCGCCAATGCACTGACCCACGTTTTCAGTAATATGAGAATGGTCTTTTAG
- a CDS encoding ABC-F family ATPase, producing MITTANITMQFGSKPLFENISAKFGNGNRYGLIGANGCGKSTFMKILSGKLTPSSGNVSMAPGTKLGILSQDQFAFEEFSVVDTVIMGDRELWEVKQERDAIYSKAEMSEEDGMRVADLETQFAEMDGYTAEARAGDILNSAGIDESYHFGLMKEVAPGKKVRVLLAQALFAEPDILLLDEPTNNLDIYTISWLAEELNKRKSTMLIISHDRHFLNSVCTHMADIDYGELRVYPGNYDDYIQAAMLVQEQLHAENAKKSAEIEELQSFVARFSANASKAKQATSRARRLEKIELAEVKASSRRKPYIVFNQHKKLHRLAITLEELGHSYPDLPLFDNANLLLEAGQRLAIIGENGAGKTTLLKCLVNDIEPTAGSYKWAENAAIGYIPQDNAKYFAEDITMFEWMSQWRSPKHDDLQIKGMLGRLLFTSDDFNKRVQVCSGGEKNRLLFGKLMLQDINVLVMDEPTNHMDMESIEALNNALYKFDGTVIFVSHDREFVSSLATQIIEIKDKKLNHFDGNYEEFLAHKENA from the coding sequence TTGATTACCACCGCAAATATCACAATGCAGTTTGGCTCTAAGCCATTATTTGAAAATATTTCCGCAAAATTCGGCAACGGCAACCGATACGGCCTAATTGGCGCAAACGGTTGTGGCAAGTCTACCTTTATGAAAATTCTAAGCGGTAAACTTACTCCATCGTCGGGCAACGTTTCTATGGCGCCAGGCACAAAGCTAGGTATCTTGAGTCAGGACCAGTTTGCGTTTGAAGAGTTTAGCGTAGTCGATACCGTTATCATGGGTGACCGTGAACTATGGGAAGTTAAGCAAGAGCGCGACGCCATTTACAGCAAGGCTGAAATGAGCGAAGAAGATGGCATGCGCGTGGCGGACTTGGAAACCCAATTTGCCGAGATGGATGGTTACACCGCCGAAGCGCGCGCTGGCGATATCTTAAACTCTGCTGGCATCGACGAAAGCTATCATTTTGGTTTAATGAAAGAAGTCGCACCTGGTAAAAAAGTACGTGTGCTTTTGGCGCAGGCATTATTTGCCGAGCCTGACATTCTGCTTCTAGACGAACCAACCAACAACTTGGATATCTACACCATCAGTTGGCTAGCTGAAGAGCTGAACAAACGTAAATCGACCATGCTTATTATTTCGCACGACAGACACTTTCTAAACTCTGTATGCACGCACATGGCCGATATCGACTACGGTGAGCTGCGCGTTTATCCGGGTAACTACGACGACTACATTCAAGCTGCCATGCTCGTTCAAGAACAGCTTCATGCAGAGAATGCTAAGAAGTCAGCGGAAATCGAAGAGCTACAGAGCTTCGTAGCGCGATTCTCTGCCAACGCATCGAAAGCGAAACAAGCCACCTCGCGTGCCCGCCGTCTTGAGAAAATTGAATTAGCTGAGGTAAAAGCGTCTAGCCGTCGTAAGCCTTATATTGTGTTTAACCAACATAAGAAACTTCACCGGCTTGCTATTACTCTTGAAGAGCTAGGCCATAGCTACCCAGATCTTCCGTTATTCGATAACGCGAACTTGCTATTAGAAGCTGGTCAGCGCTTGGCGATTATTGGTGAGAACGGGGCCGGCAAAACCACGCTTTTGAAGTGTTTGGTTAATGACATTGAACCTACCGCAGGTAGCTATAAGTGGGCTGAAAACGCTGCGATTGGTTACATTCCGCAGGATAACGCTAAATACTTTGCCGAAGATATCACTATGTTTGAGTGGATGAGCCAATGGCGTAGCCCCAAACACGATGACCTGCAAATAAAAGGTATGTTAGGACGTTTGCTATTTACGTCTGACGACTTCAACAAACGCGTGCAGGTATGTTCTGGTGGTGAGAAAAACCGTTTGCTGTTCGGAAAGCTAATGCTTCAAGACATCAACGTTTTAGTAATGGATGAACCCACTAACCACATGGACATGGAGTCGATTGAAGCCTTGAACAATGCGCTATACAAGTTTGATGGCACTGTTATTTTTGTTAGTCACGACCGTGAATTCGTTTCGTCACTGGCAACGCAAATCATCGAAATTAAAGACAAGAAACTGAATCACTTCGATGGAAACTACGAAGAGTTTTTGGCGCATAAAGAAAACGCGTAG
- a CDS encoding esterase/lipase family protein: MSLAGAYGYGYLPDLSHFDNIQLAARCTSYEQSTTLDIALALDCYITLLKRDSLSDAHRAIGIDGYNLAVNKLFRLRHTTDNLIQVNYSGPSELVLVSEIEALDARLSPKVFGELGGAAVARISNQAQNGRSLDLNYPLEGIYSPYSLQVESVALKGLRIHISLQAQHVAVPTEILVGNNTYTQRYSPAAAYLSLLQNADIHNFSWLGFINAQDAEKRMGVFSIGELSSVKTPIIMIHGLNSDPLIWRYLTMAIFNDEELSQHYQILHVYYPSGPPPFYNAMRVRNLLYKLNQRIASSEGASSSAVLIGHSMGGVIAKLISTHSDNTLWDTTFTEPPEALLAEGDEMLRDIFIFNPVYKENTVFFLDTPHRGSEIANSLIGSLGSSLITLPFSFKALFKNFIEKVGVSRLTAAMLPFLQNYGPDSVQVLRPDHPLMTALADIPVEGESYSIIGSTSTLYCQSETECAAITDSVVSYSSAYLPEAKDTTIVNSSHNSFKSTQAIEFILDKLR, translated from the coding sequence TTGTCTTTGGCCGGTGCATACGGATATGGCTATTTGCCCGACTTAAGCCACTTCGACAACATACAACTGGCTGCTCGGTGCACGTCGTACGAGCAAAGTACTACATTAGATATCGCGCTTGCGCTCGATTGCTACATTACCTTGTTAAAAAGAGACAGTCTTTCCGATGCGCATCGTGCTATAGGGATCGACGGGTATAACCTCGCAGTAAACAAGTTATTCCGTCTTAGACATACAACTGACAACTTAATTCAGGTTAACTACTCGGGCCCAAGCGAGCTCGTTTTAGTTTCAGAAATAGAAGCCTTAGACGCTCGCCTCTCTCCTAAGGTATTTGGTGAGCTTGGCGGTGCTGCAGTGGCTCGAATTAGCAACCAAGCACAGAATGGCCGTAGCCTTGACCTAAACTATCCACTAGAAGGTATCTACTCGCCTTACTCCCTTCAAGTTGAGTCGGTTGCATTGAAAGGGCTTAGAATTCACATATCCTTGCAAGCCCAACACGTCGCTGTGCCTACCGAAATACTGGTTGGAAACAACACATACACGCAACGGTACTCACCTGCTGCCGCTTACCTTTCCCTATTACAAAATGCCGACATCCACAATTTCAGCTGGCTAGGATTTATTAATGCACAAGACGCTGAAAAGAGAATGGGAGTCTTTAGTATTGGAGAGCTTTCTTCAGTCAAAACCCCAATTATTATGATTCATGGCCTCAATTCAGACCCGCTAATTTGGCGGTATCTCACAATGGCTATTTTCAATGACGAAGAATTATCTCAACACTATCAGATATTGCACGTGTACTACCCGTCAGGCCCTCCTCCTTTCTATAACGCCATGCGAGTTCGCAATTTACTGTACAAGCTAAACCAGCGGATAGCATCATCGGAAGGCGCTTCTTCATCTGCGGTATTGATAGGGCATAGTATGGGCGGCGTAATCGCAAAGCTGATTTCAACGCATTCAGATAACACGTTATGGGATACTACTTTCACAGAGCCTCCAGAAGCGCTACTTGCTGAAGGCGATGAAATGTTGCGAGATATATTTATATTTAATCCTGTGTATAAAGAGAATACGGTGTTTTTTCTCGACACGCCACACCGAGGCTCAGAAATAGCTAATAGCCTTATAGGATCGTTAGGCTCTTCACTCATCACACTCCCTTTTAGTTTTAAAGCGCTATTTAAAAACTTTATCGAAAAAGTAGGCGTGAGCAGATTAACCGCTGCTATGCTTCCTTTCTTGCAAAACTACGGGCCAGATAGCGTCCAAGTGTTGCGCCCCGATCACCCGCTGATGACAGCGTTAGCCGACATTCCTGTAGAAGGCGAGAGCTATTCTATTATTGGCTCAACCAGTACCTTGTATTGCCAGTCAGAAACAGAATGCGCTGCTATAACTGACTCTGTGGTCAGTTATAGCAGCGCATATTTGCCTGAGGCAAAAGACACAACAATTGTTAACTCGTCACATAATTCATTCAAAAGCACTCAGGCAATCGAGTTTATACTTGATAAGCTTCGCTAA